The following DNA comes from Leifsonia sp. 1010.
ACGCAGGAGGCGAACGCCGCCGGCGCAGAGCAGCCCGCCGTCCTCCCGACCGCGGACGAGGCCGAGGACAGCTCCCGCTCCCTCACCTCCTGATTCTTTTCCCTTCCCCCTGCACCATCCAACACAGAGAAAGAGAAACGCAATGCGCAAAATCGCACTCGCGACAGTGGCTGTCGCAGCTGCCGCCGCGCTGGCACTGTCCGGCTGCTCCAGCCGCGGCTCCGACAGCGGTTCGTCGGCTTCCGGCTTCGCCAAGGACTCGACCATCGGTGTCGCCCTCCCGACTAAGACGTCGGAGAACTGGGTGCTCGCCGGTGGCCTGTTCGAGGACGGCCTGAAGGAGGCCGGCTTCAAGGGCGACGTGCAGTACGCCGGTGGTTCGGGCGTCTCCGACCAGCAGTCGCAGATCCAGTCGATGATCACCAACGGCGCCAAGGTCGTCATCATCGGCGCCGTCGACGGTGGCCAGCTCGCCGCGCAGGCCAAGGCCGCGCACGACGCCGGCGCGACCGTCATCGCGTACGACCGCCTCATCCTCAACACGAACGACGTGGACTACTACGTCGCGTACGACAACGAGAAGGTCGGCGAGCTGCAGGGTCAGGCCCTGCTCGACGGCATGAAGGCCAAGTTCCCGGACAAGAAGTCCTACAACATCGAGCTGTTCTCCGGTTCGCCGGACGACGCCAACTCGGCGGTCTTCTTCAACGGTGCGATGAAGGTCCTCAAGCCGAAGATCGAGGACGGCACGCTGAAGGTCGTCTCGGGTCAGACCGAGATCAAGCAGACCGCGACCCAGGGCTGGCTGCCGCAGAACGCGCAGACTCGCATGGACACGCTGCTCGCGAAGAACTACGCGTCGACCGAGCTCGACGGCGTCCTGTCGCCGAACGACACCCTGGCCCGCGCCATCATCACCTCGGTGAAGGGTGCAGGCAAGCCGGTCCCGATCGTCACCGGTCAGGACTCCGAGGCCGAGTCGGTCAAGTCCATCATGGCGGGCGAGCAGTACTCGACCATCAACAAGGACACCCGCAACCTGGTCAAGCAGGCCATCACCATGGTGAAGGACCTGCAGCAGGGCAAGAAGCCCGAGATCAACGACGACAAGTCGTACGACAACGGCAAGAAGGTCGTCCCGGCGTTCCTGCTGAAGCCGGTCATCGTCACCAAGGAGAACGCGGCGGAGGCGTACGCCAACGACCCGACCCTGGAGCCGCTGACCAAGTAACGGTTCTCACACCCCGCGTGTGAAACGAAAGGGGCCGGAGTGCGATGCACTCCGGCCCCTTTCCCGATCCGTCCCCCGACAGGATCGGTCCCCCTGGCCGAGCTTGATCACAGGCTAGGGCGCGGCATGCGGGGCCGGCATCGGTGGCAGCACGGATATGCGCTTCCGTGCGTACCCGACGTGGCTGGTATGTTAGGACAGGTATGAGCCGTTTCTGACGTTGAGGAGCCAGGGTGGAGCAGGATGCGCGTGCGCGATACGACGGCAGGCGGCTGCTCCGCAACGACGTCTACGAGCTCGTGCTGGAGCGCATCCTGTCGGGGGAGCTTCCGCCGGGCCAGCGGCTGCGCGATGCCGATCTGACCTCGTGGCTGGGCGTCTCGCGTACGCCCGTCCGTGAGGCGGTCAGCCGTCTGACCGCCGTCGGGCTCATGTCCACCTCCCCGAATCGGTACACCGAGGTCGCCGCGCTCGACGAAACGGAGATCGCGGACGCCGTGGCGGTGCTCCGGCTGCTGTGGCCGGCAGCACTGGCCGGCGACCCGGGCGATTCCGCGCTCGAGCGCGAGGTCGAACTGACCCTGCTCGCGCGGCGGGTCGAGCGCGGCGACCTCGATCCGGCCCACGGACTCCATCAGGCCCTGTCGGTCGTCGTCGACACCCTTTCGAATCGTGTCCTGGCCGAGGCCGTGCGGGCGGCTGACCTCCGCGTGGTCCGCTACCTGCTGCTCGAGCCGGAGGCTCGCGCCGTGCTTCAGCGCGACAGGGCCGTGGCGCTCATCCGCGCCCTGGGCGCCGAGACGCCGCCGCCTGAAGGGGCGGGTCGGGCCGACGAGCTCGGCGCGGATCTCCTGGCCGAGCTGGAGGGCGTGCTCGCTTCCCGTCGCAGCGCCGCCCGGTAGAACCGGACCAGTTCGGCCGCCGTCGGCCGCTGTGCCGCCATGGTCGCAGCGTCGGTCCGGCGGGCGGCCATGTGGTGCCGCCACGACTCGGCGGCGCAGCGATGGTCCCACGCGGCAGCGGCCGCCGCTTCGAGCGTGCGGCACCAGCCGATCAACTCGCGGCCGTCCGAGGTCGGTGCCCAGGTGACGACCCGGAACCACACCTCCGGACGGTTGGGATCGCCGAACGCGAAGCGACGGATCACGCCGTACGGCGTGCCGAGCGCTCCCTGGCGGAGCAGCCACTCGGTGGGCTGCGCATTCGCCACCGGGTGCCAGGATGCGCTCACGGCGTCACGGTATGCGAGGCCGCCGACACCAGCACGCTCGCCGGCGAGCCGTTTATACACCGCGTCGGGAAGGGGAGCCGTGGATGGACGTCATGTACATCGGCAGCGCCCGCTGCGCCGCCCTAGCATCCCTGCATGACCCCCAGCGCCGCAGTCGACCAGGAACGCACCGACGACGACGTCGTCATCCTCGGCTACGACTGAGCGCGCCAGAGCGGTCAGGTGAACAGCCGGATGAGCGCCGCGACCACCGCGGCCGCGGGCACGACGACGATGAACGGCACCCGGAGCGCGTAGAGTCCGGCGGCGATCGCGACGGCGGGGAGCCGCGCGTCGAGCTGCAGCGACTGGCCGGCCCCGAGGGTCTGCACGCAGATGAGGGCGGCGAGCAGCGCGGCGGTGAGGAGGTCGCTCACCCGTGCGACGGTCGGGTGGTCGAGGGCTTTCGGCGGCACCAACCAGCCGACGGCTTTCAGCCCGAGCACGCAGATCGAGGCGAGCAGGATGACGTGCCAGGTGGTCACGGTTCCACCTCCCGTTCCATGGGCACCGCCTCGGGATGCGGCGGGTCGTTCCTCCGGCCGAACAGGTTGAGGACGCCGACGACGATGGCGACGACCGCCGCAGCCAGCACAGGCAGGCCGGGGGTGAGGAACGGGGTGAGCAGGGTCGCGACGAATCCGCCCGCGACGGCGACCGCCTGCGTCTGGCGCGCCTTCAGCCGCGGCCAGAGCAGGCCGAGGAACGCGGCGGCCGCGGCCGCATCCAGCCCGTAGGCCTTCACGTCGCCGATCAGGTCGCCCAGGAGCGCGCCGGCGAGCGTCATCAGGTTCCAGCCGATGTACACGACGAGGCCGGTGATCCAGAACCCGATGCGCTGCGCCCTCGGCTCGCTCTGGGCGGTCGCGACGGCGGTGGACTCGTCGATGGTCAGCTGGGTCGCGGCGGCTCGCTTCCAGAATCCCGGCCCGATGATGCGCGACAGCCGCAGGGCGTAAAAGGAATTGCGCACGCCCAGCAGCGCGGCGCTGATGATCGCGGTGCCGCCGGCCGCGGCCCCGCCGGAGGCGAGCACGCCGATGAGGGCGAACTGCGAGCCGCCGCTGAACATGACCAGGCTGAGCACGCAGGTCTGCCAGACGTCGAGCCCGGAAGCCGTCGCCAGGGCGCCGAAGGAGATGCCGTAGACGGCCGTCGCGATCCCGACGGCCCAGCCGGAGCGGGCCGCGGCGCGTTCCTCGCTGGTCCGTTCCTGGCGCATCGCCTCCCGACACTACCGGGTGGCGGAGGGGTTACCGGAACAGTCGCTCGACCAGGTGTTCGGCGGTGGTGTCCTCGAGCGTCCAGGGCACGAAGATGACGCGGTAGATGATCGGCGCGACCACGACATCCAGAACGTCGTCGTCAGTGACGGGGGAGTCCGGATAGCGCTGCAGGATGAGGCCCGCTTCGGTGCGCCGGTTGCGGAGGCAGTTCGACTGCCGCTCGCCGGCCGCCGAGGCGCCGCCGCGGAGGAGCGCCGCGTTGACCGGATTGCGGTAGTGCTCCACCAGCTCGGAGGCCCAGGCGGTGAGGTCGCGCTGCAGGTCGCCGTTCTCGGGCAGGGGCCGCTCGGGGTTGAGCTGGTAGGTCGCGATGTCGTTGATCAGGGTCGGGAGGTCGCCCCAGCGGCGGTAGATGCTTGTCGGGTTGACGCCGGCACGCTCGGCGATCATCGGAACGGTGACGCGGTCCTGGCCCTTTTCCTCGACGAGTTCTTCGACGGCGGTGCGCACGTTGTGGATGACCGCGGCGCTGCGTCCGCCCGTCCGCTTCGACGGAGTGGTCGTAGTTTCCATGGGAATAGCTTAAAGCAAATCTCGTTGCTTTATCTCACATCCTCTCGTATAGTCGCTAAAGCAAACAGTTTTGCTTTAAGGAGCTCGACATGACCACAGCCGAAGAGACCCTCCCCACGGGCGGGATGCTTGCCGTCCGGCCCGCGCGGTCGGCGGGCGGCGACCGCCCCCGGCGGCTCCGTCCCGCGGCGGCGTTCGCGGGCACCGCGCTGGCCTTCGTCGCCGTCGCCCTGGCGGTCGGCGCTCCGAGCCCGCTGTTCGTGCTGTACGAGCAGCAGTGGGGCTTCCAGCCGTGGCTTCTCACGGTCGCGTTCGCGATCTACGCGGTGACGCTCCTCATCACGCTCCTCATCGCCGGGTCGCTCTCCGACCACATCGGTCGGCGCCCCGTGCTGATCGGCGCGCTCGCGCTGCAGGTGGTGGCGATGCTGATCTTCCTGTTCGCTCCCGACATCGGCTGGATCATCGGGGCGCGCTCCGTGCAGGGCGTCGCAACGGGTGCCGCGATGAGCACCTTCACCGCCGCCCTGGTCGAGCTCGCTCCCGAGCGCCAGAAGAAGCTGGGTGCGACCATCGGCAGCACGGCGCCCGTCGGCGGCATCGCCATCGGAGCCTTCCTGACCGGACTCGCGGTGCAGTTCGTCCCGCAGCCCACGATCGTCGTGTTCGTCGCGCTGGCTCTGCTGTTCGCAGCCGGCATCGTCGTGATCGCCGTGTCGCCCGAGACGGTGGAGCGTCGGCCGGGAGCGGTGCGTTCGCTGATCCCTCGGCTGTTCGTGCCGCGTGCGGCCCGCGCGGAGTTCGCCCGCGCCATCCCGCTCTTCCTGGCGACCTGGATGCTGGCGGGCCTCTTCATCGGACTCTCGCCGTCGATCCTGCACGGCGTCTTCCACCTTGACAGCGGACTCCTCAACGGCGCGATCGTCGCGGTGCCCCCGGCGGTGGGAGCGGTCGCCGCCCTGCTGCTGACCCGTGCACCCGCCCGGATCACAGCCGTGTGGGCGATGGCGGCGATCCTCGTCGGCGTCGCGCTCGCCGCCGTCGGGATCGGCGCGGGCATCCTCGCGCTCCTCTTCGTGGGGGCGACCATCGCGGGCGGCGGCTTCGGCGCGGGGTTCGCGGCGGTCCTCCGCATCCTGGCCCCGCTCGCGCCGAACGATCAGCGCGCCGAGCTCTTCGCCGGGGTGTTCCTCGTCAGTTACCTCGCCTACGGCGTCCCTGCGCTGGTCGCCGGCGAGCTGATCACCACGATCGGGCTGCTGCCGACGGTGCTCGGCTACGCCGCGGCGATCGCCGTCGCGTCGGTGGTCGCGCTCGTCGTCCAGGCCATCAAGCCACGTCGATGAGCACCTTGCCCACGATGCCGTCCTCGACGGCGTCGTGGGCCGCGGCCGTCTGATCGAGCGGGAAGCGCGTGATCGGGAGGCCGTGCTCCTCGCCCACACGGAGGGCTCCGTCGGCGGCGGCAGCGGCGACCGCCCGCACCGCGGCCTCCTTGTTCTCCGGAGCGACCGTGTAGGTGAGCACGAACTGCCAGCGGAGGTTCTTCGACATGCTCGGGCGGACGGGGATGGTCACGTCCTCTGCTCCGGGGGCGTCCGCGTAGCTGGCGATCGTGGCGTTGCGGCCGGTGACCTTGACGTCGAGCGCCGCGTTGGCGATCACGTTCACCTCCACCACGATGTCCACGCCGCGCGGCGCCAGCGCGCCGATGGCTTCGGCTGTGTCCGGGTCGGTGTAGTTGACGACGTGGTGCGCGCCGGCGGCTCGTGCGAGCTCCGCCTTCTCATGGCTGCTGACGGTCGCGATGACCGTTGCGCCCGCCCAGACGGCGAGCTGGATGGCGGCGTGGCCGACCGCGCCCGCCCCTCCGGCGACGAGCACGGTGCGGCCCTCCAGCGAGCCGGGGGAGAGCTCCGCGGGCGCGTGTTCGTACGCGGTCAGCGCGCGATGGGCGGTGAGCGCCGGGATGCCGAACGACGCACCCTCGTCGAAGCTCACGTCGTCGGGCAGGCCGACCACCAGCTTCTCGGGAAGCACCACCACCTCCTGCGCCGTGCCGTCGGGACGCTGGTAGGCGGCATCCCACACCCACACGCGGTCGCCCGCGCGGAAGGCCGTGACGCCCTCGCCGACCTCGTCGACGACGCCGGCGCCGTCCTGGTTCGGCACCTGCGGCCGGGGAAGCTCGGCCGGGCCGCTGCCCCGCCGCGCCTTCCAGTCGGTGGGGTTCACACCGGACACGTGGATGCGGACGCGTACCTCGCCTGGTCCGGGGTGCGGCTCCTCCCGCTCGCCGAGGGTCAGGACGTCGGAATCGCCGGTGGAGGAGTAGCTCACAGCCTTCATGCCACCAGCCAACCACGGCGAACGGCGCGACGGGAGAGCGGCTCAGGCGCGTGTCAGCCCGCCGAGCAGGCTCCGGAGCTGATCGGTGCGGAACCGACCGACGACAGCACCGGCCGGAGTTCGGCGAGGGTCAGCGCGTAGCCGGTTTCCGGGTTCGTCGCGCTCCGGGCGAACACGACCCCGGCGACCCGGCCCTCGGAGTCGAGCAGCGGACCGCCCGAGTTCCCGGGGCGGACGACGCCGCGCAGTGAGTAGATGTCGCGGTCGACGGAGCCGCTCTGGTAGATGTCGGTGCCCCGCGCGACGACCCGGTCGCGGACGCGCTGCGGTGCGACGGTGAACGGCCCGTTGCCCGGGTACCCGGCCGCGAACGACGCGGCACCAGCGGTCAGATCCGGTCCGATGTCGAGCGCGGGGGCGTTCAGGTCGGTCACGTCGAGCACCGCGAGGTCGCGCGACGGGTCGAAGGCGACGAGGGTCGCGCGCTCGACGTCGGAGCTCCCGGACGTCCGGACGACGATCGAGGAGGAGCCGGCGACCACGTGCGCGTTGGTCACGACGCGGCCGCGCTGCACGACCCATCCACTGCCCTCGGAGTCGACGCCGCAGGCGGGCTTGGAGGCGAGCACCGTCACCACCGACTGCTCCGAGGCCGAGACGGCGGCGGGCACCGAGCCGTCCGGTGCCGGGACCGCCTTGATGGTCTCGCCGCCCTCGAACACCTTCGGGA
Coding sequences within:
- a CDS encoding GntR family transcriptional regulator; translation: MEQDARARYDGRRLLRNDVYELVLERILSGELPPGQRLRDADLTSWLGVSRTPVREAVSRLTAVGLMSTSPNRYTEVAALDETEIADAVAVLRLLWPAALAGDPGDSALEREVELTLLARRVERGDLDPAHGLHQALSVVVDTLSNRVLAEAVRAADLRVVRYLLLEPEARAVLQRDRAVALIRALGAETPPPEGAGRADELGADLLAELEGVLASRRSAAR
- a CDS encoding AzlC family ABC transporter permease — translated: MRQERTSEERAAARSGWAVGIATAVYGISFGALATASGLDVWQTCVLSLVMFSGGSQFALIGVLASGGAAAGGTAIISAALLGVRNSFYALRLSRIIGPGFWKRAAATQLTIDESTAVATAQSEPRAQRIGFWITGLVVYIGWNLMTLAGALLGDLIGDVKAYGLDAAAAAAFLGLLWPRLKARQTQAVAVAGGFVATLLTPFLTPGLPVLAAAVVAIVVGVLNLFGRRNDPPHPEAVPMEREVEP
- a CDS encoding TetR/AcrR family transcriptional regulator encodes the protein METTTTPSKRTGGRSAAVIHNVRTAVEELVEEKGQDRVTVPMIAERAGVNPTSIYRRWGDLPTLINDIATYQLNPERPLPENGDLQRDLTAWASELVEHYRNPVNAALLRGGASAAGERQSNCLRNRRTEAGLILQRYPDSPVTDDDVLDVVVAPIIYRVIFVPWTLEDTTAEHLVERLFR
- a CDS encoding NADPH:quinone reductase, whose translation is MKAVSYSSTGDSDVLTLGEREEPHPGPGEVRVRIHVSGVNPTDWKARRGSGPAELPRPQVPNQDGAGVVDEVGEGVTAFRAGDRVWVWDAAYQRPDGTAQEVVVLPEKLVVGLPDDVSFDEGASFGIPALTAHRALTAYEHAPAELSPGSLEGRTVLVAGGAGAVGHAAIQLAVWAGATVIATVSSHEKAELARAAGAHHVVNYTDPDTAEAIGALAPRGVDIVVEVNVIANAALDVKVTGRNATIASYADAPGAEDVTIPVRPSMSKNLRWQFVLTYTVAPENKEAAVRAVAAAAADGALRVGEEHGLPITRFPLDQTAAAHDAVEDGIVGKVLIDVA
- a CDS encoding AzlD domain-containing protein; this encodes MTTWHVILLASICVLGLKAVGWLVPPKALDHPTVARVSDLLTAALLAALICVQTLGAGQSLQLDARLPAVAIAAGLYALRVPFIVVVPAAAVVAALIRLFT
- a CDS encoding MFS transporter gives rise to the protein MTTAEETLPTGGMLAVRPARSAGGDRPRRLRPAAAFAGTALAFVAVALAVGAPSPLFVLYEQQWGFQPWLLTVAFAIYAVTLLITLLIAGSLSDHIGRRPVLIGALALQVVAMLIFLFAPDIGWIIGARSVQGVATGAAMSTFTAALVELAPERQKKLGATIGSTAPVGGIAIGAFLTGLAVQFVPQPTIVVFVALALLFAAGIVVIAVSPETVERRPGAVRSLIPRLFVPRAARAEFARAIPLFLATWMLAGLFIGLSPSILHGVFHLDSGLLNGAIVAVPPAVGAVAALLLTRAPARITAVWAMAAILVGVALAAVGIGAGILALLFVGATIAGGGFGAGFAAVLRILAPLAPNDQRAELFAGVFLVSYLAYGVPALVAGELITTIGLLPTVLGYAAAIAVASVVALVVQAIKPRR
- a CDS encoding MarP family serine protease produces the protein MEIVVDVVLVVLGILAIAAGWSKGAIRSAGTLVGLGLGLWLGLTIAPIVVGWFADSGFGGVTQRSVVAAVVIIVCAGVVYAIAGALASIIGKLLRHGPIRWLDSLVGAVLGLATWAVVVWLLAGFALATNLATVVQAANSSRVVSTLNSMAPLPSSTVLGAVDDALAGAGLPKVFEGGETIKAVPAPDGSVPAAVSASEQSVVTVLASKPACGVDSEGSGWVVQRGRVVTNAHVVAGSSSIVVRTSGSSDVERATLVAFDPSRDLAVLDVTDLNAPALDIGPDLTAGAASFAAGYPGNGPFTVAPQRVRDRVVARGTDIYQSGSVDRDIYSLRGVVRPGNSGGPLLDSEGRVAGVVFARSATNPETGYALTLAELRPVLSSVGSAPISSGACSAG
- a CDS encoding substrate-binding domain-containing protein, producing MRKIALATVAVAAAAALALSGCSSRGSDSGSSASGFAKDSTIGVALPTKTSENWVLAGGLFEDGLKEAGFKGDVQYAGGSGVSDQQSQIQSMITNGAKVVIIGAVDGGQLAAQAKAAHDAGATVIAYDRLILNTNDVDYYVAYDNEKVGELQGQALLDGMKAKFPDKKSYNIELFSGSPDDANSAVFFNGAMKVLKPKIEDGTLKVVSGQTEIKQTATQGWLPQNAQTRMDTLLAKNYASTELDGVLSPNDTLARAIITSVKGAGKPVPIVTGQDSEAESVKSIMAGEQYSTINKDTRNLVKQAITMVKDLQQGKKPEINDDKSYDNGKKVVPAFLLKPVIVTKENAAEAYANDPTLEPLTK